A segment of the Candidatus Sumerlaea chitinivorans genome:
ATGGAGCCGCGCAAGTTCCAGCCGACTCGCTTGCGCCTTCACCGCGTTGCCCACACGCTCGTAGAGCTGAATGAGGCGCTCGAGTCCCGCGACGTTATCGGGGCGAAGCGCAGTCAAGCGCTCGAGCGTCGCAATAGCCTCCCCATACGCCTGTCTCGCTTCGTAGGCATTCGCCAAACGCAGCAGTGTGTCCGCATAAAGCGTCTGCTCCCCTTGCCCATAGTAATATTTCGCAAGCGCTTCGATCGCCGGAATAAACATGGCATCCAACGCAAGAGCTCGGTTGAGCAATTCGAGAGTGGTTTGCGCATCGCCACGCTCCACCGCCACGTTCACCAGCTTCATGAGCTCCTGTAGGGCTTGATCGCGTCGCCCCACTTGATTGAGCACTTCCACAAGCAGCAAGTGGAGTTCGCGCGCCTCGGGAGCCACAGCACACACCGACCGCACGCCTTGCTCGGCCTCCTCGTTACCTCCCGCAGCAAGCCACTCTTCGCACGCAAGACGCGCCTGCTCGGTGGCAAGTTGGATCCTGTCGACAGCAGCTAATGCGCGAGCGTATTTCATGCGCAATTCCGGCGTGGGCGGAACATGCGAAACTGCCCGCTCATAAAACTCGACCGCTCGAGCGGGTTTCGTGCCCACCGTTGCGTCAGCCAGCGCCTCGAACTCCGCGGCGGCCTCTTGGCGCGCCCGCAAGTTGCCACTCTCTCCCCACTTCTCCAGCGTCGCAGCACGCGCCACACGCAACTCAGTCGGATCTTTCGCAAAAGCTTGGGCTTGGTCGTAGACGCGCACAGCATGCGCAAAATCGCCCCGCGCCGCAAGCACCTCTGCAAGTTTGCCGTACGTTGCGAGCGCTTTACCCTGGTTTCCCGCTCCCTGATATGCCTCGGCCAGCAACTCTAAAGCTGTAAGATTCTCGGGTGCCGCTGCAAGGAGCTCCTCGAGCTCTTGAATCGCGCGTTTCCAATTGCGCGCTTCCATGGAGGCCCGGGCTGCACGCACACGGAGCCCGATCGCCTCCTCCTGCATCCCCAGATCATGGAAGAGGGCACTCAGCTTTTCGGCGGCTTCGTCTGTGAGTGGGACTGCGTCCAGAATTTTGCGCAGTACAGTTCCCGCCTCCTCGCGCCGCTCGTTCGCAATGAGCCATTCCACCGTCTCAAAAACTTTTGGGATCCAATTCCCGCCTGCATCCGCCAGAATTGCGAACTCAGCAAAACGCACGCGCAGCCCCACGTCCTCCGGCGCACACTGGATAGCCAATTCGAGACTCGTGGCCGCGCGGTTAAAATCCGCCTCGTGGATGGCGGCCTGTGCACGCTCGGAAAGGAAGACCGCCGCCTGCTCCGGCTGCCCCATCTGCTCGTAGGCCTGCAAGATGTGGGGCACGACATCCACCACGTCCAACTTCAGCGCATCCACGCGCTTATAGTTGTCCACCGCAGCCGCAAAATCTCCGACCGCTTCGTAGAGGTCCGCCGCACTCATGAGTTCTTCGAGGGCGCGATCCACCTCACCTTGCTCAGCAAGCAATTGGCCAAAGAGTGCGTGCGCCTGCGCATTCCCCGGGTCCAGCTCAGCCCACTTCTCCGCATGCTCGAAGGCCGCGCTTCGCTCACCGCGCTCCGCGTAAAGGCAGGCTAATTCCCCGTGAATGCGCGCAAGCTCCTCCGTGTTGCCCGTGGCGGTGTAAACCTGCACAAGACCTTTGAGTGCCCGCTCTTCCCGAGGGGCAATCTCCACGATTTCGCGAAACGTCTTCCCCGCCTCTTCGTACGCCTCCAGCGCCAAGAAGTTTTTTCCTATCTCGAGCTGTTTCTCCACGTACTCGGGATCAATGGGAAGCTCGACCTTCAGGCCGAACTTCTCCACCAGTTCCTTGAGTGCATCCTCGAGTGGGATCTCACGCGATAGCGCGTAGAGATCCACCAACGTGCCGCCGCTTGCCCCTTTGCACAGGCCGTACATGCATCGGAAGGTGCGCTTGCCTTTATCTATGATGAGCGTGCGAAAGACCGTCTCTCGGTGAATCGGGCAAAAGCCGCGGATCGTTTCCGCGCTCTCTTGCAATTTGTCTGGCCGGTAACCAATCAGTTCCAGTAGCTGGCGGATATCCAGCTGACTGTTGACCTCAGCGATAACCTTTTCCGAGTAAGGGCTCATTTCCGTGCACTGCGCTGGATTCGAGTTCGCGCAATGGAATCAAAGGCCAAGGCTACGCAATGTCAATCAGCCATTGCCGTGCACCGGCGAAAAAGCATCCTGCCCGGTGCTGGATGCGTTTCACTCTTGCGGTCACGCTCCTCCTTCGACGTAATGCGCCCCTTAGTGGAAGCGAATCACCAGCACGAAACCATCGCCAACCCCACTCGCTCGCCGAGACCATGCTCGGGGCAGGGCGTTTGCGCGTGCCCAAGTCGACAACTGGATCTTTTTGCTCTCATCCAGTGGCTCTTGGTTGTGCTTGCTGCATTCAGTTTCGCCTTTACCCCGTTGCGGGCATCCCAGGACGAATGGTGGCACCTCAAGGCGGGAAAGTGGATCGTCGAGAACGGCCGCCTGCCCTACTACGACATCTTTACGTACACAGGCGAGAAGCTCCGCTGGCACAACCACGAGTGGCTGGCGCAGGTGCTCTTTTACAAGATTTACGCGTGGGGTGAAGAACGCGTCATCGGGGGGCTGAGAGCTCTTATTACCTTTAAAGCCGTCGTCGTAGCGCTGACGTTTGGCCTTGTGGCATTCTTGGCTTGGCGGCGAGCTGGCTCGGCGCACCTTGCTTTTCTCGTGGCCTTAGTCGCGGCGGACGTGGCGCGCCGCACGATTTACCCGCGCCCGCCGATTCTCTCCTATTTGCTCCTCGCTGTTTTTCTCCTAATTCTATACGAATGGCGCGCGGGGCGCTTCCGCCGTCGCTGGCTTTTGCTCCTGCCACCCCTCACCATTCTCTGGGCAAATCTTCACGGCATGGTGCCGTTAGCAGTGGCTGCAACCGGGGCTTTTGCCGCGGGTGAATTCCTCGAGCTGTGTGCACGCGCCTACGTTGCCCACCGCCGTCACATCCCGCGCGGTGCTCTTCGTCGCTTCTTACGTCCGCACCTTGGCCGCCTCCGCTTTTTGGCGGGGCTCACCCTCGCGGTTCTCGTTGCAGCGTGCCTGAATCCCTCGGGACCTCACGTGTTCTTTCTCGGGCGCAAATTCACGGCCGACCCTATTCTTCAGCGCGTCATTGCGGAGATGCTGCCCACCCCCTTCTTGTTTTCGAAGGTTTCGGTCGGCGCAAGGGAGCAATGGATGTTTGTTCCGCTCTACGTGTCGTTTTGGCTGAGCCTTCTCGCGCTGGCTGTGCTATTAGCGGCACGGCGCGGACGTCTTCGCTGCGGCGCGGATTACGTGCTTGGGGCGTTCTTCACGTGGCAGGCGGTAGCTCACGTGCGCCTACTCCCACTGTATGCCGTGACCGTCATGCCGATTCTCGCTACGCTCCTTGCCGACGCGACCCAACACTGGCGGGTCCAACGCCCGTTCACGATGCGCATCGGCCCGGCCATGCTAACAGTCGGCATCTTTCTATGGTATGTGTTCGGCGTGGCCGAGCCGCCTCCGCAGACGTTTTTCCGCCGAAACCTCGCGCTTCTCGCTGGAAAAGATAAAGAACCTGCCGACTACCCCGATGCTCTCTACAAATACATTCTGCGGGTGGGGTTCCCTGACCGCATGTTTAGCGAAATCAATTACTGCGGCTACGCCATCTGGTGGCTAAGCCCCGAGACGCACAAGTTGTTCACTGACAACCGTTTCGACCTCTTTGGAAGCCGCTACTATATTGAAGAAGCGACCGTCGTGAACGCACTGGAAAGCTCTCAGACGCTTGCGGGGCGCGGCTGGCGCGAGATTCTGGACGCCTATGGCGTGAATTTTATCGTGATCTCGCGCTCCGCTCCTCTCAATCGCGCTCTCAAGCAAAGCGGCGCGTGGGATCACGTCTACTACCACATTCCGCCGTTTGCCTCTCCTTCGAGTGGCTTCAATATCTGGTTGCGTCGCGACCCTCGCTGGGCACCAATAGCCCAACGTGCTCGCGAAATCTTTCGACAGGAGATGCCTGGATTGCCGGCGCCAGAGGAGCTTGACGCTCTACTTGAGCGCAACAAGGACCTCACTTCTGCGCGTCCGGAAATCCAAACCCCTTAACAACACATGCGGATCGCGAGGCAAGGTAGCTTCGTCATCCGTATTAGACACGTGAGGACTCCATGCCAGAAATTCGTTTGAACAAACCGCTTTACGAGGAACCCTCCCAGAGCGGAAGCGCACCTGCGAAACAGCCGCGCGCTCCGAGACCGAATACCTTTGCTCGGTTGGGAGCCATCATCATTGACGTGCTCCTGCTACACTTTGTCATGCTTTTGGTCATCCGGCTCGTGCCGACGCAAATTGCGGCGCTCGGCTATGCGGCGCCTTGGGTTGGGCTTCTTGTGGGCTGGCTCTACTTCGGTATCTGCTCGAGCGAGCTAACGCGCGGCCAATCGTTGGGCAAGCTTCTCATGCAGTTGCGCGTCGTGGACGTCACGGGTCCCGAGCTCTCCATTGCCCGGGCATTCCAGCGGGCGCTCGCTTTGATGTGGCCTCTTCCGCTTGTTGCTCTTTCGAGTTTTGCATTGGAAAAGCTCGATCGACCTGATGCATTTACAGCGTGGCCTGTGGTGGCGGTGGCACTCCGCGCTTTGGCGATCGGATGGTACTTAGGGAATGTCTTCTTCAGCGCCCTCGAGCCCTACGGCCGCGCGTGGTACGATCGGCTCGCCGGTTCCGTCGTGATCACAACGGACTGCGACCCCGCAGCGTTAGGGGAATTCATGCGTGGCGCCCGCGAGCCACTTCCTGCCGAAAAGCTGCGCCGACCCCACATCTTCCTATGGGGAACGCTCGCTGCCTTTACGGTTTTTGTGGTCTTCCTTGGGGTCCAGCAGTATCGCGACTTTCAGAGTCGTCCTGAGGAAGAACGCGCCCAGCTTCTTGCCCAAAAAGCTGCCCTCTACATCGAAGGGTTTGGCCAACCCGTCCCGTTGGGACCCACCCGCGACGAGGATGGCACCGCCCGCGACACACAAACCTCAGGGGCCCACTATCAGTATCGTCGCTACGGCGTCTTCACGGTAGATGAGCTGCGAAAAAATCCTAAGATCGAGCGCGCTGCTGAAGCAATCGCCGAAGCAACCGCAAAGGAGATCGAAAAAGCACTCGCGCGCGAGAAGGATTTGCCACCCAACATTCCACCCGCGCTGCGGTTTGATGTGGGGTTTGCGATGCAATGCGATCTTTTCTTCGCGTGGGATGCAATCGAGGTCTACCGCGTGAGTCATAAACTGGAGCTCACTCCAATCGTCAACCGCGTGCGCAGCAAGACTTCGCCTCAGGCTCAGTCGGCGCCCCAGCCTTCCACTTTGGCATCAGACCGCCCAACAACTTCGGAAGCTTCCGGCAAAGAGCAAGAGGCGAAGGAGATCTCTCAGACGCAAGCGACAGACCACCCATCTACACCCACAGCCTCAGACAAACCCACGAGCCCACCGGGGCAATAATCGAATGAATCTAAAAACTGAGCAAGTGCGGAAGTTGAGCTTTCAACCAGCCGCTTTCGCGCTTCACCCACCGGCCCTACGAGCTTCGAGCAAGCGCTTTGCGCTTGCTCGCGTGAGAAGCGTAAGTCATTACCATTCAGCTTCAGGCAGCAAACGGTCTCAGGATCCATGGTTGCGATGAGTGCCAAAACGAAAGGCGGTAGGGTTCGTGGAGTTTTGGCCCTGCTGTGCGCCACGCTTTTCTGGGGAACGTCCGTCGTGGTCGCGCGGGTGGTCCTTCGCGAGACAACCCCGCGGGTCGTTTCCCTCGTAGGAGCGGTGGCCTGCATGATCACTCTGCTTGTCCCCCTTGCCCTTTTCCGCAGGCACCTCCTGCGCATCGAGCGCCGCGACTGGTGGCGTTTTGCACTTTTGGGCGCGCTTGGCTTCGCTTTGGGGAGCCTATTCATCAATGTGGCGATCCAGCGCACGAATGCCGCCACCGCTGCCACCTTGCAGTACCTTTGTCCTGCGATCACCTACGCTTGGGGGTTAGCGCGCCGCAGCGAACGTTTTGACTGGTGGAAAGTGCTGGCGGTCGGCCTCTCGATCGTGGGATGCACGCTTACGACCGGCGTACTGACCGGTAGCTTTTTGTTCGACCCATGGGGCGTCCTCGCGGGCGTAGCCTCAGCGACCACATTTGCGTTTATCACCATTTTTGGCAAAACCTTTGCGCCCCGTTACAATCCACTCGCTTATAGTGGCTACGTGTTTCTGGCCATGTCCGTGGCTCTGGCGAGCATCACGCCCCTGCGCGATCTTGTGGCGCTCACGGAATCACCAAAACTTTTCGCACTCGTAGTCGCCAATTCAGTGTTCTTCGGCGCGGTGCCGACCGTCCTCTATTTCGAGTCTCTCAAATGGATCAGCGCCACGGCCGTGACGATTGTGCTCTCGTTCGAGATTGTGGTGGTCTCGGTGCTCGGATGGCTTTATCTGGGCGAGCATCTAAGCATTGCGCAAATGATCGGCGCCGTGATGGTCATCAGCGCCGTCATTCTGATCGAGCGCTCAGCAGAGGAGTCCAATGCCAGCTCATCCCACGATCCGGTTGCCACGGCTTAGTCGTTCAAGCTCCAATCGGTTGGGGTGAACACCAGCCGTGGATGGCGCTCATAGATGAATCGCCGCTCAACGCTTCCAAAGCGTTGCGCAAGGAAATACACCAAAGCCCTTTCGGGCAAAGGATAACTACTCAGCTCAGCCGGATACGTCTGCGGCACTGCGGCAAAGTCGTCGAGGTACTCGCGTAAGTAATCCACAACCCGCAGCTCATTTGCGTCCTGATCAAGTTTCACCCGACGCGGGTCGTAACAGAACCGATTGGCTGCCGAGTCCAACTGCTCTTCCAGATTGGTTGGTTGATAGAAACGTTGCGCGAGAAGCGGCCCACCCCTTGCCGCCGGACAGATCGCGAACCACACGCGCGGATCGTGAAACCCCGCCAACTTTCTTTCTATTTCTTCCAAAGTCACGTCCCGCCCTGCCAATCCATGCGGCAAACTCTTCCAATCAGGAATGGCGCGAATCGAATTCGAGGGATATTCGCTGGTCGCATGCCCTGAGATCGGGTAACGGCTCGCCACCGTCTCAAGCACGAAGGCATTGTAAGTATTGATCCAGAACGCTTTGCGGTCTGCCTCGAATGAGGAGGAAAGATAGGACAGCGGAACGTGCGCAAGGCCCTTGAGATAATTCTTCCACGTTCCGCTATTGCGCAGCGCTGCGTAGCGGACGCGCGAATCCACAACCTCGCGCATTCCTTCAAAATGGCGTTCCACCACAACGTAACTCTGAAGAATCTCGTTGAAGGGTCGGTGGGGTATTTCGAGGGGTCCCGGCACCCCATAGCATGTTCCCACGAAGGCACCCAGCAGAAGGAGCCACAGAAATCCTTCCCTGCCCACAAACACTCTACCTGTTTTCATTCGCAACTATGAGCCCTGAGCACCATGGAGTTCACGGTACGCCAATCGCACGGCTTCCACGATCTTATTGTAGCCCGTGCACCGGCAAATGTTGCCTTCAAGCGCCGTGACGATTTCGTCTTCAGATGCTTCGGGCCTCGACTCAAGGAAGTATTTGGCCGCCATGATCAGTCCGGGCGTGCA
Coding sequences within it:
- a CDS encoding Permease of the drug/metabolite transporter (DMT) superfamily; protein product: MVAMSAKTKGGRVRGVLALLCATLFWGTSVVVARVVLRETTPRVVSLVGAVACMITLLVPLALFRRHLLRIERRDWWRFALLGALGFALGSLFINVAIQRTNAATAATLQYLCPAITYAWGLARRSERFDWWKVLAVGLSIVGCTLTTGVLTGSFLFDPWGVLAGVASATTFAFITIFGKTFAPRYNPLAYSGYVFLAMSVALASITPLRDLVALTESPKLFALVVANSVFFGAVPTVLYFESLKWISATAVTIVLSFEIVVVSVLGWLYLGEHLSIAQMIGAVMVISAVILIERSAEESNASSSHDPVATA